In the Streptomyces coeruleoprunus genome, CAGGTCCTGTCCGGCGAGTCCAAGGTGGAGCGCCGCGGCGCCTCCCAGGTCGTCAAGCTCGACGCGAAGAAGTACGTCGAGCTGGGCCGGGAGAAGACCGACAAGATCTTCACCATCCTCGTCGAGTTCGGTGACAAGGTCGACAACACGACCCTCGTCGACCGCAAGGACGACGACACCGACGAGCTGAAGCCGAAGTTCGGCGGCACGCCCGGCCCGCTGCACAACCAGATAGCCAAGCCGGACCGGACGCAGGACAACTCGACGGCCTGGCAGGCGGACTACGACCAGAAGCACTTCGAGGACCTGTACTTCGGTACCGGCAAGGACGCGAAGGGCAACCAGAAGCACTCGCTCAAGACCTACTACGAGCGCACCTCCTCCGGCCGCTACTCGGTCGACGGCGCGGTCTCGGACTGGGTGAAGGTCGAGTACAACGAGGCCCGTTACGGCTCCAACTACTGCGGCCAGACCAACTGCGCCAACGTGTGGGACGCGGTCCGCGACGGCGTCAACGCCTGGGTCGCCGACCAGAAGGCCAAGGGCAAGACGGACGCCGAGGTCAAGGCCCAGCTGGCGCAGTACGACCTCTGGGACCGCTACGACTTCGACGGCGACGGCAACTTCAACGAGGCCGACGGCTACATCGACCACTTCCAGATCGTCCACGCGGGCGAGGACGAGTCGGCCGGCGGCGGCGTCCAGGGCACCGACGCCCTGTGGGCCCACCGCTGGTACGCGTACGGCACCAACGCCGGCAAGACCGGCCCGGAGAACAACAAGGCCGGCGGTACGCAGATCGGCGACACCGGCATCTGGGTCGGCGACTACACGATGCAGCCGGAGAACGGCGGCCTCGGCGTCTTCGCCCACGAGTACGGCCACGACCTCGGCCTGCCGGACCTGTACGACACCTCCGGCGCCAAGGGCGCGGAGAACTCCACGGGCTTCTGGTCGCTGATGTCGTCCGGCTCCTGGCTGGGCACCGGCAAGGACTCCATCGGCGACATGCCCGGCGACATGACCGCCTGGGACAAGCTGCAGCTGGGCTGGCTCAACTACGAGAAGGCCAAGGCCGCCACGAAGTCCAAGCACAAGCTGGGCGTCGCGGAGTACAACACCAAGAACCCGCAGGCGCTCGTCGTCGAGCTGCCGAAGAAGAAGGTCACCACCCCGATCGTCAAGCCGGTCGAGGGCTCCACCCAGTGGTGGAGCAACATGGGCGACGACCTGAAGAACACCCTCACCCGCTCGGTCGACCTGACCGGCAAGTCCAAGGCCGAGCTGTCCCTCGACGGCTGGTGGGACATCGAGGCCGAGTACGACTACCTGTACGCCGAGGTCTCCACGGACGGCGGCGCCCAGTGGACCGCCCTGGACGGCACCGCCGACGGCGCGGCCCTGCCCAAGGACGCGAGCGGCGCGACCGGTCTGACCGGCGTCTCGGAGAAGTTCAAGAAGCTCGTGTACCCGCTCGACGC is a window encoding:
- a CDS encoding immune inhibitor A domain-containing protein, producing the protein MTSRRRAFRASAVIVALAATAATAGALTTAHADNRPDAGIERVDPAPGSGAEHGHDHAAGVDHDLEGPFSEQQAQQRQAALEQVLSGESKVERRGASQVVKLDAKKYVELGREKTDKIFTILVEFGDKVDNTTLVDRKDDDTDELKPKFGGTPGPLHNQIAKPDRTQDNSTAWQADYDQKHFEDLYFGTGKDAKGNQKHSLKTYYERTSSGRYSVDGAVSDWVKVEYNEARYGSNYCGQTNCANVWDAVRDGVNAWVADQKAKGKTDAEVKAQLAQYDLWDRYDFDGDGNFNEADGYIDHFQIVHAGEDESAGGGVQGTDALWAHRWYAYGTNAGKTGPENNKAGGTQIGDTGIWVGDYTMQPENGGLGVFAHEYGHDLGLPDLYDTSGAKGAENSTGFWSLMSSGSWLGTGKDSIGDMPGDMTAWDKLQLGWLNYEKAKAATKSKHKLGVAEYNTKNPQALVVELPKKKVTTPIVKPVEGSTQWWSNMGDDLKNTLTRSVDLTGKSKAELSLDGWWDIEAEYDYLYAEVSTDGGAQWTALDGTADGAALPKDASGATGLTGVSEKFKKLVYPLDAYAGKKIDIRFRYQTDGGVAQKGFAADNIVVTADGAPVFSDNAETEAAGWTSKGFSRIGEAITDEYPQYYIAENRQYVSYDATLKVGPYNFGFAGTKDSWVEHYPYQTGLLIWKWDTSQKDNNTATHPGEGMILPIDAHATPLTWANGTLMRNRIQSYDAPFSLYRTDRVTLHNASVEQRIGGLRGNPVFDDRKGVYWFESNPRAGVKVTDTNTRIAIVKQPMNGQTITVQVGPSTK